A single Theropithecus gelada isolate Dixy chromosome 7b, Tgel_1.0, whole genome shotgun sequence DNA region contains:
- the FLRT2 gene encoding leucine-rich repeat transmembrane protein FLRT2 yields MGLQTTKWPNHGAFFLKSWLIISLGLYSQVSKLLACPSVCRCDRNFVYCNERSLTSVPLGIPEGVTVLYLHNNQINNAGFPAELHNVQSVHTVYLYGNQLDEFPMNLPKNVRVLHLQENNIQTISRAALAQLLKLEELHLDDNSISTVGVEDGAFREAISLKLLFLSKNHLSSVPVGLPVDLQELRVDENRIAVISDMAFQNLTSLERLIVDGNLLTNKGIADGTFSHLTKLKEFSIVRNSLSHPPPDLPGTHLIRLYLQDNQINHIPLTAFSNLRKLERLDISNNQLRMLTQGVFDNLSNLKQLTARNNPWFCDCSIKWVTEWLKYIPSSLNVRGFMCQGPEQVRGMAVRELNMNLLSCPTTTPGLPLFTPAPSTASPTTQPPTLSIPNPSRSHTPPTPTTSKLPTIPDWDGRERVTPPISERIQLSIHFVNDTSIQVSWLSLFTVMAYKLTWVKMGHSLVGGIVQERIVSGEKQHLSLVNLEPRSTYRICLVPLDAFNYRAVEDTICSEATTHASYLNNGSNTASSHEQTTSHSMGSPFLLAGLIGGAVIFVLVVLLSVFCWHMHKKGRYTSQKWKYNRGRRKDDYCEAGTKKDNSILEMTETSFQIVSLNNDQLLKGDFRLQPIYTPNGGINYTDCHIPNNMRYCNSSVPDLEHCHT; encoded by the coding sequence ATGGGCCTACAGACCACAAAGTGGCCCAACCATGGGGCTTTTTTCCTGAAGTCTTGGCTTATCATTTCCCTGGGGCTCTACTCACAGGTGTCCAAACTCCTGGCCTGCCCTAGTGTGTGCCGCTGCGACAGGAACTTTGTCTACTGTAATGAGCGAAGCTTGACCTCAGTGCCTCTTGGGATCCCGGAGGGCGTAACCGTACTCTACCTCCACAACAACCAAATTAATAATGCTGGATTTCCTGCAGAACTGCACAATGTACAGTCGGTGCACACGGTCTACCTGTACGGCAACCAACTGGACGAATTCCCCATGAACCTTCCCAAGAATGTCAGAGTTCTCCATTTGCAGGAAAACAATATTCAGACCATTTCACGGGCTGCTCTTGCCCAGCTCTTAAAGCTTGAAGAGCTGCACCTGGATGACAACTCCATATCCACAGTGGGGGTGGAAGACGGGGCCTTCCGGGAGGCCATTAGCCTCAAATTGTTGTTTTTGTCTAAGAATCACCTGAGCAGTGTGCCTGTGGGGCTTCCTGTGGACTTGCAAGAGCTAAGGGTGGATGAAAATCGAATTGCTGTCATATCCGACATGGCCTTCCAGAATCTCACGAGCTTGGAGCGTCTTATTGTGGACGGGAACCTCCTGACCAACAAGGGTATCGCCGATGGCACCTTCAGCCATCTCACCAAGCTCAAGGAATTTTCAATCGTCCGTAATTCGCTGTCCCACCCTCCTCCCGATCTGCCAGGTACACATCTGATCAGGCTCTATTTGCAGGACAACCAGATAAACCACATTCCTTTGACAGCCTTCTCAAATCTGCGGAAGCTGGAACGGCTGGATATATCCAACAACCAACTACGGATGCTGACTCAAGGGGTGTTTGATAATCTCTCCAACCTGAAGCAGCTCACTGCGCGGAATAACCCTTGGTTTTGTGACTGCAGTATCAAATGGGTCACGGAATGGCTCAAATACATCCCTTCATCTCTCAACGTGCGGGGTTTCATGTGCCAAGGTCCTGAACAAGTCCGGGGGATGGCCGTCAGGGAATTAAATATGAATCTTTTGTCCtgtcccaccaccacccccggcctgcCTCTCTTCACCCCAGCCCCAAGTACAGCTTCTCCGACCACTCAGCCTCCCACCCTCTCTATTCCAAACCCTAGCAGAAGCCACACGCCTCCAACTCCTACCACATCGAAACTTCCCACGATTCCTGACTGGGATGGCAGAGAAAGAGTGACCCCACCTATTTCTGAACGGATCCAGCTCTCTATCCATTTTGTGAATGATACTTCCATTCAAGTCAGCTGGCTCTCTCTCTTCACCGTGATGGCATACAAACTCACATGGGTGAAAATGGGCCACAGTTTAGTAGGGGGCATCGTTCAGGAGCGCATAGTCAGCGGTGAGAAGCAACACCTGAGCCTGGTTAACCTAGAGCCCCGATCCACCTATCGGATTTGTTTAGTGCCACTGGATGCTTTTAACTACCGCGCGGTAGAAGACACCATTTGTTCAGAGGCCACCACTCACGCCTCCTATCTGAACAACGGCAGCAACACAGCATCCAGTCACGAGCAGACGACGTCCCACAGCATGGGCTCCCCCTTTCTGCTGGCCGGCTTGATCGGGGGCGCGGTGATATTTGTGCTCGTGGTCTTGCTCAGCGTCTTTTGCTGGCACATGCACAAAAAGGGGCGCTACACCTCCCAGAAGTGGAAATACAACCGGGGCCGGCGGAAAGATGATTATTGCGAGGCAGGCACCAAGAAGGACAACTCCATCCTGGAGATGACAGAAACCAGTTTTCAGATCGTCTCCTTAAATAACGATCAGCTCCTTAAAGGAGATTTCAGACTGCAGCCCATTTACACCCCAAATGGGGGCATTAATTACACAGACTGCCATATCCCCAACAACATGCGATACTGCAACAGCAGCGTGCCAGACCTAGAGCACTGCCATACGTGA